ATACAATTGTTCAAGACTATCCACTTACGAATGGTGTTTGATTGCTCctgcttttaaaataaaattctaacgttaatattttttttgttgaataatatttagttttatttagaatctatttttattaaaatgacaATAACTAAATTTGCTGACAAAAACAATGATGTTGAAGTACAATCAATTGAATCGAAGGGGTTGTTAAATGTTATGTTAATAATTgattaattatatttctttacttttttctttaaaatttttatatatcgtTTTCTcagttttctaatattttaatttacaattttttttattgtaatataaaaaatcacTATTTTTCTTTAGCGCTAACCAGCGTTgcgaatttttcaaatcaaaaattttggaacaaaaattaaactttaaattttttaatcccgatatTAGAATAATAACCTTTACTAGAATACTCTTAAAGTTTCAAAACACTTGATACAATCAAGTTGTTGGTGTCAAAGGGATGCTACCACTGCTGTTTTTTGTTCCAATGGATTGCTTAATAAGGGAAAATAAGCTAAAGCTTGATATGTGTTACGTCAAATCTGTCCCAACACATTTAACGGTCATGTACTGGTTTACTGAATTTCGTCGTAACCATAACCGAAATATGCACAATTCCCTTCATGAAGGCCACCATAGGTAGTAACACCAGAATTAGTGTTGAGTGAACATAAAATGTGTAGGGCAATCAATGAGGCTAGTTTCGTGGTACCATCTTCCATATAGCTAGTGAAGTTGTAATACGTGCTTGAGAGATCTTCCTCTAATCAACTTAACATTCACTTCAACTCTAAACTCGTGTTTGATAAAAATCTCAATGCCTTGTACAGTGGTTCATAGAGGCTAGCTAGCAAGAAAGTAGACCTGTACAAAATGTCTGAATGCCtaataatgcacaaaacttTGGAATATTATAGTTGGTATGCATCGTGAAATTATTTTCGGAACAAAATCCTTACGATAATTATAAAAATGACataatttacaaaatgtttTCCGTTTTTTAGGAACTTACTAAAGTTATTCGCATTATGAGAATAAACATATATGGTAAACACACATATTGaaagtgtatttttatttttgcacttttaGAACTTAGAAAGGCGGTCTGAACGAAGTCAAAAGGATCATGACACTTATGAAGAAGATGAAGAATCTGATTCGGATGCAGATGATTTTATTGTCGATGATGAAGGACGTCCGATTGCCGAGAAAAAGAAAAGGCGGAAACCTATCTTCACCGACGCGTaagtaaacaaacaacaaaatattgctagaaatataatttattaaatatccgaaactaaaaaataattaaaaagaaaaatgtttttatattaaaatatagaatAATTTATACTTGTCGTGTGTGAgtgtatttttaatgtttaaaataatgTACAATATCCGTTATATCCATAGATCATTGCAAGAAGGTCAGGACATTTTTGGAGTGGATTTTGATTACGATGATTTTGCAAAATATGACGAAGATGAATATGAAGATGAGTCGGAAGGTGAGGATTACGATGAAGATATTGGTGAAGAAGATCGaagcaaaagtaaaaagaaaccgcctaaaaaaaaagtttccaagaAAACTATATTCGATCTATACGAACCAAGTGAACTCAAGCGAGGTCACTTCACTGATTTGGATAACGAGATCCGAAAGACTGACATACCTGAAAGAATGCAGTTAAGACAAGTTCCGGTAACGCCTGTTGCAGAGGGTTCAACTGAATTAGACGATGAAGCAGAGTGGATTTATAAACAGGCGTTTTGCAAACCAACCGTCTCACAACCAGAATCCTTGGACACAAGTCGTGACAAACATAAGAAACCAATCAGTGCTATTGGAAAAATTAAGCAAACGTTGGAATTTATTAGAAATCAACAATTAGAGGTACCTTTCATAGCTTTTTATAGGAAAGAATATGTAAAACCGGAACTAAGTTGTGAAGATTTGtggaagatatattattatgatGAACGTTGGTGTCAGCTTTATAGtaggaagaaaaaattaaaactgttatttgaaaaaatgcgTGACTTTCAAAGATCAAATATAGATCAAAATGGTGACAATCCCACAGCCAGCGATATCCGAATTTTTTTGGATGAGGACTTAGAGAGGTTAAAGGAAGTACAAACAATGGAAGAATTAAAGGATGTTCATATGCATTTTTTGCTGCATTATTCACATGAAATACCTAAAATGCAAgaacaaattagaaaaatagaaaaagaacGAAAACGACTTGCTAGAGAAGAAGAACTTCGCCAGAGTCAGCAAGATGGGGAAGATATGATTGAAAATTTTGACGATGACGTTGAGGAAGGAGAAGAACAATTAAAACAGGCAAAGGATTCAGGTCCCTATGCAATGTGTCGTAAAGCAGGCATATGTGGATTTGCCAAAAAGTTTGGGCTAACACCTGAGAATTATGCAGAACATTTAAGAGACAGCTATCAACGTCATGAAGTGGAGCAGGAAACAGCTTCCCCACTCGATATAGCAAAGCAATATTTATGTCCAAAATTTGTAACTGTTGAAGAAGTTGTACATGCTGCTAAATTCGTTGTTGCTCGGCAACTTTCAAGGGAACCTCTTCTTAAAAAGTGTGTTCGAGAAGTTTTTTTTGAACGTGCTAAAATAGATGTCCACCCTACCAAAAAGGGGttaaaagaaattgatgaaaatcATCACTGTTATACTATGAAATACTTGGTGAAAAAACCTGTAAAGGATTTAGTTGGAGACCAATTTTTGAGGCTTTCTATGGCCGAAGAAGATAAGTTAATTGAAATAACAATTTCGGATCATATTGATGGTAATACTTCAAATTCGTATATTGATGAAGCTAAACAACTTTATCAGCGAGACGAATTTTCAAAAGTGGTCCAAGAATGGAACTCGTTACGAGCCGAATGTGTCGAGCTGGCATTGAAAATGATGGTTATTCCAGAATTGCGTAAAGAATTGAAAACAGTACTTCTAAATGAAGCGAAACAGTTTGTTTTGAAGTCTTGCTGTATGAAGCTAGCGAACTGGTTAAAAGTGGCCCCATATCGCCCTGATATTGCagatgaatatatgtatgacgATTGGAGCTATAATAAGGGAATCAGAGCAATGGGTATAGCATATGTCCCAGATTATTCACAGGCTGCTTTTTGTGCTATAACAACAGTTGAAGGCGATGTTAGCGATTATCTTCGATTACCACATATTTTAAAACGCAAGAATTCATATCGTTccgatgaaaaaaattttaaaatatcggatttaaaaaatttgaaggaatttatccaaaataaaaaaccacATATTATTGCAATTGGGGGTGAATCTAGAGAAGCCCAGATGTTAAAAAACGACGTCCAGGAATTAGTTAAAGAACTATCCGAAGAAGATCAATTTCCAATGATTGCTGTGGAAATTGTTGACAACGAACTGGCTAAGATTTATGCAAATTCTAATAAAGGAGCTTCTGATTTTAAAGAATATCCAGATTTATTAAAACAAGCAGTATCAATAGCAAGAAAAATGCAGGATCCGCTTGTTGAATATTCGCAATTGTGCAGCGTTGATGAAGAAATACTTTGCTTGCGATATCATACATTGCAAGAGCAATTAGCAAAAGAAGAGATGTtagaatacttgtatatagaatTTATAAATCGTACAAACGAGGTTGGACTGGATATAAATTTAACTGTTCAAAACTCATACACCCAAAATTTAGTGCAATTTATTTGTGGATTGGGTCCACGAAAGGGACAGGCGTTAATTAAATTACTCAAACAGTCCAATCAAAGGTTGGAAAATCGTACACAGTTGGTGACTTTGTGTCATTTAGGTccaaaagtatttataaattgttcgggttttattaaaatagataCAAGTTCACTCGGTGATAGTACAGAAGCCTATGTAGAAGTTTTGGATGGTTCAAGAATACATCCAGAAACATATGAATGGGCCAGAAAAATGGCTATCGATGCAATGGAGTATGATGATGAAGAAGCTAACCCTGCAGGCGCTTTAGAGGAAATTCTTGAATCCCCGGAAAGACTTAAAGATCTCGATTTGGATGCATTTGCTGTAGAGTTAGAGAGACAAGGTTTTGGAAATAAGAGCATAACTCTTTATGATATTCGTACAGAACTAAATGCTTTATATAAAGACTTGAGAACACCTTATCGGTCTGCAAATTCTGAGGAATTGTTCGATATGCTAACCAAGGAAACACCTGAGTCATTTTATGTGGGAAAAATGGTGTTGGCTACAGTTTCGGGAATATCTCATAAAAAACCCCAAGGGGATCAACTTGATCAAGCCAATCCCGTAAGAAATGACGAAACTGGGCATTGGCAATGCCCGTTTTGTTTAAAGGATGATTTTCCCGAACTTTCCGAGGTATGGAATCATTTTGATGCCGGCGCTTGCCCTGGTCAAGCAACAGGTGTTAAATTACGGTTAGATAATGGGCTTTCTGGATTCATTCACATTAAAAACCTGTCAGACAAACACGTATTAAATCCGGAAGATCGAGTTCAAATTGGTCAAGCTATACATGTACGTATCATTAAAATTGACGTAGAAAGGTTTTCCGTCGATTGTTCTTCGAAAAGTTCTGACTTGATGGATAAAAATCATGAGTGGCGACCGCGTAAAGATCCATTTTATGACTATGAAATAGAAGAAAAAGACAACCGAAAAGAAAATGAGCAGAAGCAAGTGAGATCAAAGCAGCAGTACGTAAAACGTGTAATTATTCATCCATCATTCCACAACAAATCATATGCAGAAGTTgttaaaattatggaaaatatgGACCAAGGAGAAGTTATTGTACGCCCCTCTAGCAAAGGATCAGATCATTTAACTGTAACATGGAAGGTTTCCTCGGGAATTTATCAACACATAGACGTTCGAGAAGAAGGAAAGGAAAATGCTTTCAGTTTGGGTCAAAGCCTATGGATTGGAAATGAAGAATTTGAAGATCTAGATGAAATTATTGCCAGACATGTAAACCCCATGGCAGCATGTGCACGAGAATTTCTTACCTATAAATATTATAGAGACACAGGTGGTGGTCTCAAAGATAAAATGGAAGAATTgctgaaagaagaaaaaactaaagaccctaaaaaaattcattactttATATCAGCATCGAAATCTTATCctggaaaatttttattgtcGTATTTGCCTAAAATTAAGTGCAGACACGAATACGTCACTGTTATACCGGAAGGCTTTCGTTTTAGAGGTCAAATATTTGACTCACTGAATTCTCTTCTAAAATGGTTTAAAGATCATTATTCAGACCCCATAATAGCGAACACTCCTATTTCTACTCCCAACGTTTCGGGTAGCGTCAGAACTTCAGGGTATGATACCCCTAGAGGAAACGTTGATTCACGAATATCGGATCAACATATTTCACAATCATCAACAATACATACCCCTCATTATCCAAATACTCCTGGATATCAAGGCGGATATGTTAATACACCGTATACCCCCAGCGGACAAACACCATTCATGACCCCATATAATACGCCACACTCTTCACAAACACCTCGTTACTCGCATAATACCCCCAGTCCCAATTCTTCATcctcaaatttaaattatcatcGCACAGTAAACCTTAAGCAGCCTAAGGAAAACCATCTATATCACGGAATTTCACCCAGATTGGAATTAGAGTCAACGAAAAACCATATTTATTCTTCCCAAAAGGAGAGCGCAGAATGGCAAATGGCGTCCGAATCATGGGCCAGACGTAAGCCAGTACATCCTACCCCAAATATATCTCGAGCAGTTGGGAATGATTTCTCAAGGGCCGTTAGTTATGCGGTTCCAACTGCAAGCGATATGGCATCTGCATTTAATAAACTCTCAGATGAACATTATCGATTAAGGGATCATAAGAGCCCACGGTCGATTCGAAGTACACCTCGTACAAATACTTCTCCTCATTCTATGAATTTGGGCGACGCGACACCCCTGTACGATGAAAATTAACATACTTTATTATATCATAccaattaaaaactatttttttatgatgACACGCTCAATTGCCTATACATCGTATTGCATtagatttcttaattttagttCTAATGTTTACAATTATAACTTGactaaaaatgaaatataaacagTTCAATGTTAGCGGCagtatattgttttattaaaaaatatagattaTGAAAAATCTTTGACCTaaggaaatatatttcattaaaattttattaacggtaaaagaaatttgtttaataaagttATGTAAGCATGATTGGCATATAAATTGTACCTtctctgttaaaatttttttaatcacacTGTTTATAATTGAATTCAGTTAACCCCGAGTATAGTAGTCGCTAAGCAATTGTATATCCTACACTTCTACGACTAGTGGATTATAGTTGCCGGTTTGTTTGCTATAGATACTGAAACACAATTATAATTTGCAGCTACAAAATCGGTCTATTTAAAAACACAGGTAACTATCCTGAGTGTACATATTCGGAAACGGGTAAAAACTTTTCCCAGAAATCGTAAAATGCAACATAAAGAAAAGGGTAACAATGACGTtcattagaatttaaaattgttttatttagtaGAATTGAATTAATTTCTACGTTTGTCATGAAATTACTAAATTATGTGCGTTGACTCAGTTTGTAAAGTTGATTAATATTGACAAttctaaaaattctaaaaaatattaaaattttgtttactaacTATCAATCTATAAGAATGCAGCATTTAagtacaattataaatattatattaatcatATTATTATCTCTAGATAatgtaaattcttaaaatatatgtcgcaacaaaaaatgtgttaccttaaaaatacataaactgTTTAAGCCAGATAGAAGGATTTGTTTGCAgattaatttctataaattattcaattagaAACGTTcgtaaatgaatataaaataaagtacaCAAATATTCTTTAAAGGTATTATTCAAAGTAATCAAACTAAAATTCGGAAAATAGTGTAGACAACTGCTCTTGAGCTGCTATAATAAGGGTTAATACTATTAGATACAATTTTCTGAGGTAGGTAGACGATACTTTTCTGTAAGGTATAATTGTCGAATGGGTAAATTGTACAAGGGTACTAGTTACATATCACAGGTGACTGAGTCGCCAGTcaccattttttgttttcaggtattgccatatatttttttgttatcgtGAACAATACATGTCAGTACTTAGCGTGTTGtggagtatatatgtacatatataatctcACAATAtggtaaatgatcaggatgacaagacgagttctATTACGAGTTACTATCCGTCTGTCCACCCGACCGTCCATTcgtctgtccatccgtgcaagcgataacttgagtaaaaattgagatattttgatgaaattcggtacacatgttccttggcacccaaggaggGTTGGTATTGCTATATATACCAAGATAGGCGGAATCGGATCATGTTATTTGGAACAAAGCATTTCACAAGAGAGAAGCACCTGCggctacaaaattttttttaagtggtcgTGGCCCCACTCTTATAAGTTTTAtgtttaaacctttttttttttttttaaaaactttttctgttaataatactatatttattaaattgcttggaaataaaaaatctaaagtaaagctgagtaatgtcaaaagtttgtGCAATCAGCGCTGACCTTTTCTGCCTCCAATATACCCTATCTTTAAACCGCTTTAAACCGTTaaggttggtcaaaatatgtgatattttagtgaaattatgtggtttacgaATGAAGTTGGTTTAGACCTCATATTCCTAATGTAATAAGGGGGCGTTCGAGCTatgtaataattgcagcagtacagcaactgtgttgcatattttctgatactctgctgatgtgcagacaaaaatttagtgttgccgattatttgcataaattgcgtgcaaaaaatgacagcagaacgtgatgctgttgcaagtgttgccaaaaattcacgcagaacgtgatactatgacaaatttgcaacattgctgtcgtgattgccatctcgaacgcacccgaATTCTGCTCCTCTGGTTAACATTGATGAGATGCAatatctcaatatattaaatttatcctcttagattgagtttatgtcagatatgtatatcttaatttaggattatttgaatataattttcgctggcgggaaccaaaatataattatcaaactaatttagtctatgaactataatataagttaataagatacaaatttgattgtaacccattcacaatttcgtcgaacaatgaatgttgaattctttcgcaacattttttacggTTAAAGTAAGTTAAAGTCGAACTTAGTGCTTCCATACATGTTTGATTTGttaatatactaaaattaaaaattagttgtCACTTAAAtacatcataaaaatatatttttcaaataatatttaactcgtttcataattttttgttgtaaactatttttaaaaatttcccatgtgtatttttgtattaacaTAATTAAACTAACAATAATTATTGCGCCTGAACGCAGTATTCATAAacgtaaatgaaaaataattttgcagatcctttaaaaatttaattttaaccaaCTTGCGAAACACACCTATAGCGCGCAAGAGTTTCACCGCAAACGAACTAATTAATTCAAATCTACTATACATAACAATTCTAAATTTCTATGAACGTCATTACCTTCGTTTTACCAATTCGTACACAAATTTGAACAATGCTGTCAAACACTTTAAACAGTGGTTCTCCAAAATGTAAACTCGGAGctgttgcttttaattttagttgaagTTTCTAAATACAGTATTATCGTTACCAACTCAACCCGCCAAAAAAATTTCGGTTGAAGTGTTATCGAACCTCACCTTTTTTTGTGGTATTACAGTTTCCAACTCTGTGTTGACTAGAGTGtcaaaaacaatgttttttattattataattttatttttacaattgtgcctagtatataaaaacaaatactaacaaacaattcaacaattattttctaattaaaataaaaaataaaatacttaaaagctcaatgttaatgaaatatgtacatttgctGCTACTGTTCCCGTGCTAGGTCGGAAGGCTTCTTGTCTTCATTTCGTGAGACTTTGcaattttgattatttcattTACCACTGAATTCACGCCTAGATCACGGTGTAGGTCAGCGGATATAACGTAACGCATTAACTAAAATCCTTAGTACCTTAATTTGCAAGCGCTGGATGGCGGCAATATAACTTTGGCTTGAGCAACCCCATAGTCTACCTACGGAGCCCAGAGGCCTAGACTGGCTTTAGAACttgattgtatattaacaacttacTTTGGACTGAAAAACTGGATGTCCTGCCGGTAAAGTTTagcaaatttcaaatcaaacttAGTTTTTTTGACTTGCTATTTACAGCGAAGCTTAGCATCTAAGGTGATACCTTGATACTTAGCACTTAAACGATATGCCGATTTTTTCAATGTAAAGTCGACGTGAATTGATTTGGTGTTGTTTAATTTGATGCGTCACTTAGATGCCCATTTGGTAATTGCATTGAATGCTGTCTGCACTCGTCGAGTAGATACTGAGGTTGATTCTCcaacaaataaaatgcaaataatgcatAGCCCCATTGGCCTCGGGAGCATCCGCTTCCAAGCAGTTGTATCTGAACATTATTGCGTTAAAttaggaaaaatattaatagaaaaggGAAAACAGTTAAATAAACTCctttatacgaggtgtgttcaaaggaaaaggtgcaTTTTGATTTTCTGTGTATATACGattatcaatattttgttttcgttaTAACCGCGTGCatcatgtgcttgcataagGGTTAATACTATTAGATACAATTTTCTGAGGTAGGTAGACGATACTTTTCTGTAAGGTATAATTGTCGAATGGGTAAATTGTACAAGGCTACTAGTTACATATCACAGGTGACTGAGTCGCCAGTcaccattttttgttttcaggtattgccatatatttttttgttatcgtGAACAATACATGTCAGTACTTAGCGTGTTGtggagtatatatgtacatatataatctcACAATAtggtaaatgatcaggatgacaagacgagttctATTACGAGTTACTATCCGTCTGTCCACCCGACCGTCCATTcgtctgtccatccgtgcaagcgataacttgagtaaaaattgagatattttgatgaaattcggtacacatgttccttggcacccaaggaggGTTGGTATTGCTATATATACCAAGATAGGCGGAATCGGATCATGTTATTTGGAACAAAGCATTTCACAAGAGAGAAGCACCTGCggctacaaaattttttttaagtggtcgTGGCCCCACTCTTATAAGTTTTATGTTTAaaccttttctttttttaaaaactttttctgttaataatactatatttattaaattgcttggaaataaaaaatctaaagtaaagctgagtaatgtcaaaagtttgtGCAATCAGCGCTGACCTTTTCTGCCTCCAATATACCCTATCTTTAAACCGCTTTAAACCGTTaaggttggtcaaaatatgtgatattttagtgaaattatgtggtttacgaATGAAGTTGGTTTAGACCTCATATTCCTAATGTAATAAGGGGGCGTTCGAGCTatgtaataattgcagcagtacagcaactgtgttgcatattttctgatactctgctgatgtgcagacaaaaatttagtgttgccgattatttgcataaattgcgtgcaaaaaatgacagcagaacgtgatgctgttgcaagtgttgccaaaaattcacgcagaacgtgatactatgacaaatttgcaacattgctgtcgtgattgccatctcgaacgcacccgaATTCTGCTCCTCTGGTTAACATTGATGAGATGCAatatctcaatatattaaatttatcctcttagattgagtttatgtcagatatgtatatcttaatttaggattatttgaatataattttcgctggcgggaaccaaaatataattatcaaactaatttagtctatgaactataatataagttaataagatacaaatttgattgtaacccattcacaatttcgtcgaacaatgaatgttgaattctttcgcaacattttttacggTTAAAGTAAGTTAAAGTCGAACTTAGTGCTTCCATACATGTTTGATTTGttaatatactaaaattaaaaattagttgtCACTTAAAtacatcataaaaatatatttttcaaataatatttaactcgtttcataattttttgttgtaaactatttttaaaaatttcccatgtgtatttttgtattaacaTAATTAAACTAACAATAATTATTGCGCCTGAACGCAGTATTCataaacgtaaataaaaaataattttgcagatcctttaaaaatttaattttaaccaaCTTGCGAAACACACCTATAGCGCGCAAGAGTTTCACCGCAAACGAACTAATTAATTCAAATCTACTATACATAACAATTCTAAATTTCTATGAACGTCATTACCTTCGTTTTACCAATTCGTACACAAATTTGAACAATGCTGTCAAACACTTTAAACAGTGGTTCTCCAAAATGTAAACTCGGAGctgttgcttttaattttagttgaagTTTCTAAATACAGTATTATCGTTACCAACTCAacccgccaaaaaattttcggttGAAGTGTTATCGAACCTCACCTTTTTTTGTGGTATTACAGTTTCCAACTCTGTGTTGACTAGAGTGtcaaaaacaatgttttttattattataattttatttttacaattgtgcctagtatataaaaacaaatactaacaaacaattcaacaattattttctaattaaaataaaaaataaaatacttaaaagctcaatgttaatgaaatatgtacatttgctGCTACTGTTCCCGTGCTAGGTCGGAAGGCTTCTTGTCTTCATTTCGTGAGACTTTGcaattttgattatttcattttccACTGAATTCACGCCTAGATCACGGTGTAGGTCAGCGGATATAACGTAACGCATTAACTAAAATCCTTAGTACCTTAATTTGCAAGCGCTGGATGGCGGCAATATAACTTTGGCTTGAGCAACCCCATAGTCTACCTACGGAGCCCAGAGGCCTAGACTGGCTTTAGAACttgattgtatattaacaacttacTTTGGACTGAAAAACTGGATGTCCTGCCGGTAAAGTTTagcaaatttcaaatcaaacttattttttttgacTTGCTATTTACAGCGAAGCTTAGCATCTAAGGTGATACCTTGATACTTAGCACTTAAACGATATGCCGATTTTTTCAATGTAAAGTCGACGTGAATTGATTTGGTGTTGTTTAATTTGATGCGTCACTTAGATGCCCATTTGGTAATTGCATTGAATGCTGTCTGCACTCGTCGAGTAGATACTGAGGTTGATTCTCCAACAAATAAAGTGCAAATAATGCATAGCCCCATTGGCCTCGGGAGCATCCGCTTCCAAGCAGTTGTATCTGAACATTATTGCGTTAAAttaggaaaaatattaatagaaaaggGAAAACAGTTAAATAAACTCctttatacgaggtgtgttcaaaggaaaaggtgcaTTTTGATTTTCTGTGTATATACGattatcaatattttgttttcgttaTAACCGCGTGCatcatgtgcttgcataagGGTTAATACTATTAGATACAATTTTCTGAGGTAGGTAGACGATACTTTTCTGCAAGGTATAATTGTCGAATGGGTAAATTGTACAAGGGTACTAGTTACATATCACAGGTGACTGAGTCGCCAGTcaccattttttgttttcaggtattgccatatatttttttgttatcgtGAACAATACATGTCAGTACTTAGCGTGTTGtggagtatatatgtacatatataatctcACAATAtggtaaatgatcaggatgacaagacgagttctATTACGAGTTA
The sequence above is drawn from the Bactrocera oleae isolate idBacOlea1 chromosome 5, idBacOlea1, whole genome shotgun sequence genome and encodes:
- the Spt6 gene encoding transcription elongation factor SPT6 translates to MADFLDSEAEESEEEEELDTNERKKLKKLKALADSSEEDDEDDEERLREELKDLIDDNPIEEEASDGEYSDTGSKKRKKHDDELDDRLEDDDYDLIEENLGVKVERKKRFKRLRRIQESDGEEEHVDEGLAREAIAEQLFDEEDENLERRSERSQKDHDTYEEDEESDSDADDFIVDDEGRPIAEKKKRRKPIFTDASLQEGQDIFGVDFDYDDFAKYDEDEYEDESEGEDYDEDIGEEDRSKSKKKPPKKKVSKKTIFDLYEPSELKRGHFTDLDNEIRKTDIPERMQLRQVPVTPVAEGSTELDDEAEWIYKQAFCKPTVSQPESLDTSRDKHKKPISAIGKIKQTLEFIRNQQLEVPFIAFYRKEYVKPELSCEDLWKIYYYDERWCQLYSRKKKLKLLFEKMRDFQRSNIDQNGDNPTASDIRIFLDEDLERLKEVQTMEELKDVHMHFLLHYSHEIPKMQEQIRKIEKERKRLAREEELRQSQQDGEDMIENFDDDVEEGEEQLKQAKDSGPYAMCRKAGICGFAKKFGLTPENYAEHLRDSYQRHEVEQETASPLDIAKQYLCPKFVTVEEVVHAAKFVVARQLSREPLLKKCVREVFFERAKIDVHPTKKGLKEIDENHHCYTMKYLVKKPVKDLVGDQFLRLSMAEEDKLIEITISDHIDGNTSNSYIDEAKQLYQRDEFSKVVQEWNSLRAECVELALKMMVIPELRKELKTVLLNEAKQFVLKSCCMKLANWLKVAPYRPDIADEYMYDDWSYNKGIRAMGIAYVPDYSQAAFCAITTVEGDVSDYLRLPHILKRKNSYRSDEKNFKISDLKNLKEFIQNKKPHIIAIGGESREAQMLKNDVQELVKELSEEDQFPMIAVEIVDNELAKIYANSNKGASDFKEYPDLLKQAVSIARKMQDPLVEYSQLCSVDEEILCLRYHTLQEQLAKEEMLEYLYIEFINRTNEVGLDINLTVQNSYTQNLVQFICGLGPRKGQALIKLLKQSNQRLENRTQLVTLCHLGPKVFINCSGFIKIDTSSLGDSTEAYVEVLDGSRIHPETYEWARKMAIDAMEYDDEEANPAGALEEILESPERLKDLDLDAFAVELERQGFGNKSITLYDIRTELNALYKDLRTPYRSANSEELFDMLTKETPESFYVGKMVLATVSGISHKKPQGDQLDQANPVRNDETGHWQCPFCLKDDFPELSEVWNHFDAGACPGQATGVKLRLDNGLSGFIHIKNLSDKHVLNPEDRVQIGQAIHVRIIKIDVERFSVDCSSKSSDLMDKNHEWRPRKDPFYDYEIEEKDNRKENEQKQVRSKQQYVKRVIIHPSFHNKSYAEVVKIMENMDQGEVIVRPSSKGSDHLTVTWKVSSGIYQHIDVREEGKENAFSLGQSLWIGNEEFEDLDEIIARHVNPMAACAREFLTYKYYRDTGGGLKDKMEELLKEEKTKDPKKIHYFISASKSYPGKFLLSYLPKIKCRHEYVTVIPEGFRFRGQIFDSLNSLLKWFKDHYSDPIIANTPISTPNVSGSVRTSGYDTPRGNVDSRISDQHISQSSTIHTPHYPNTPGYQGGYVNTPYTPSGQTPFMTPYNTPHSSQTPRYSHNTPSPNSSSSNLNYHRTVNLKQPKENHLYHGISPRLELESTKNHIYSSQKESAEWQMASESWARRKPVHPTPNISRAVGNDFSRAVSYAVPTASDMASAFNKLSDEHYRLRDHKSPRSIRSTPRTNTSPHSMNLGDATPLYDEN